One segment of Micromonospora parathelypteridis DNA contains the following:
- a CDS encoding DUF881 domain-containing protein translates to MEYTSGATSWQKVLRRAAAGLLPRRPRQRRPGWSIGVPLIAAAAGLLFTTSATTADGTALREDRRPQLNQLIEDRREQVAASERRAATLRGEVEQRTDTLAGSDAPIKDQQERAQGSLQAAGFTALGGPGVTVELNDAPQLDRTQSDASNDDLVVHQADVQAVVNALWAGGAEAMSIMNVRVLTTSAVRCVGNTLLLHGRVYSPPFKIVAIGDPAALQQALASSEGVRLFKDAVDDYQLGYEETASTVRVPAFEDSTALRSAKVLK, encoded by the coding sequence GTGGAGTACACGTCCGGCGCTACCTCCTGGCAGAAGGTCCTCCGACGGGCCGCCGCCGGGCTGCTGCCCCGGCGACCGCGTCAACGCCGTCCGGGCTGGTCGATCGGGGTGCCCCTGATCGCCGCCGCGGCAGGACTGCTCTTCACCACCAGCGCGACCACCGCCGACGGCACCGCTCTGCGCGAGGACCGACGGCCCCAGCTCAACCAGCTCATCGAGGACCGGCGCGAGCAGGTGGCGGCGAGTGAACGCCGTGCCGCCACGCTGCGCGGCGAGGTCGAGCAACGGACCGACACACTGGCCGGGTCGGACGCCCCGATCAAGGATCAGCAGGAGCGCGCCCAGGGCAGTCTCCAGGCCGCCGGGTTCACCGCCCTCGGCGGGCCCGGGGTCACGGTCGAGCTGAACGACGCGCCCCAACTCGACCGGACCCAGTCGGACGCCAGCAACGACGACCTGGTGGTGCACCAGGCGGACGTGCAGGCAGTGGTCAACGCGCTCTGGGCCGGCGGCGCGGAGGCCATGTCAATCATGAACGTCCGCGTGCTCACGACCAGCGCGGTACGCTGCGTCGGTAACACCCTGCTGCTTCATGGCCGGGTGTACTCCCCCCCGTTCAAGATCGTGGCAATCGGCGATCCCGCTGCCCTCCAGCAGGCCCTCGCCAGCTCTGAGGGAGTCCGGTTGTTCAAGGACGCGGTCGACGACTACCAGCTCGGTTACGAGGAGACGGCCTCCACGGTGCGAGTTCCCGCATTCGAAGACTCGACCGCCCTCCGCTCCGCGAAGGTGCTCAAGTGA
- a CDS encoding cell division protein CrgA, translating to MPKSQVRKKKVYTPPTDVRPTTAASSRKPSPVWLPITAVALIVVGIGWLVLYYLSEQEYPVMAWGYWNLAVGFGAMVASLALLSRWR from the coding sequence ATGCCCAAGTCTCAGGTCCGTAAGAAGAAGGTGTACACCCCGCCGACGGACGTCCGTCCCACGACGGCGGCGTCGTCGCGCAAGCCTAGCCCGGTGTGGTTGCCGATCACCGCGGTCGCCTTGATCGTCGTCGGGATCGGCTGGCTGGTGCTCTACTACCTGTCCGAGCAGGAGTACCCGGTCATGGCGTGGGGTTACTGGAACCTCGCGGTCGGCTTCGGCGCGATGGTCGCCTCTCTGGCGCTGCTCTCCCGCTGGCGCTGA
- a CDS encoding (Fe-S)-binding protein, whose translation MGSVQIVTTILAAAITAVAVWLAVRAVLKMVAVIRLGQPAPERFTDKVTRARTMLVETAGHTRMLKWGVVGAAHWFVMVGFIVLSLLVLEAYFEVVTTDGGLPIIGHWTIFGLVTEIIGVLGLVGILVLMAIRLRNRPTRPGGRSRFTGSTMWQGYFVEWIVLLVLIFGFVIRGFKVATDHFEFPFWATPVSHAVGAVLPDWADGVSVAAAIKIIISMTWLIVISLNVTMGVAWHRFLAFPNIFFKREPARPAGSGLGALRPMTSQGKPLDFEEADPEKDQFGVAHVEQFSWKGLLDFSTCTECGRCQSQCPAWNTGKPLSPKLLVLSLRDHAYAKAPYLLAGGGKDLTGEEKATQAQLAHLDVLALAEADKPLIGTAEEGGVIDPDVLWSCTTCGACVEQCPVDIEHVDHIVDMRRYQVLIESSFPSEAGVMLRNLENKGNPWGAPQNTREDWTKGLDFEVPRVGEVDDFEYLFWVGCAGAFEDRAKKTTRAVATLLNEAGVKFAILGEGETCSGDPARRIGNEFVFQMLAQQNVETLNEAFEGREKAKRKIVATCPHCFNTLGNEYGQLGGEFEVVHHTQLLAHLVATGKLTPVQPVDGGVTYHDPCYLGRHNRVFAAPREVLGDAIAGELTEMPRNSERSFCCGAGGARMWMEEKIGKRINVDRVEEAMATGARTVAVGCPFCSTMLNDGVNGKGAGEQVEVIDVASVLLRSVKPEQPQGGKETAPIGG comes from the coding sequence ATGGGCAGCGTCCAGATCGTCACCACGATCCTCGCGGCCGCCATCACCGCTGTGGCGGTGTGGCTTGCGGTGCGTGCGGTCCTGAAGATGGTGGCAGTCATCCGGCTCGGGCAGCCGGCACCGGAGCGGTTCACCGACAAGGTCACCCGGGCCAGGACCATGCTGGTGGAGACCGCCGGCCATACCCGAATGCTCAAGTGGGGCGTGGTGGGTGCCGCGCACTGGTTCGTGATGGTCGGCTTCATCGTGCTGTCGCTGCTGGTGCTCGAGGCGTACTTCGAGGTCGTCACCACGGACGGTGGCCTGCCGATCATCGGGCACTGGACGATCTTCGGCCTGGTCACCGAGATCATCGGGGTGCTGGGCCTGGTCGGCATCCTGGTGCTGATGGCGATCCGGCTCCGCAACCGGCCGACCCGGCCGGGTGGGCGGTCCCGGTTCACCGGCTCGACCATGTGGCAGGGCTACTTCGTCGAGTGGATCGTGCTGCTGGTTCTGATCTTCGGGTTCGTGATCCGCGGCTTCAAGGTCGCCACCGACCACTTCGAGTTCCCGTTCTGGGCCACCCCGGTCAGCCACGCGGTCGGCGCGGTGCTGCCGGACTGGGCGGACGGGGTCAGCGTCGCCGCCGCCATCAAGATCATTATCTCGATGACCTGGCTGATCGTCATCTCCCTGAATGTCACCATGGGCGTCGCCTGGCACCGCTTCCTGGCGTTCCCCAACATCTTCTTCAAGCGCGAGCCGGCCCGGCCGGCCGGCTCCGGCCTCGGCGCGCTGCGCCCGATGACGAGCCAGGGCAAGCCGCTCGACTTCGAGGAGGCCGACCCGGAGAAGGACCAGTTCGGCGTCGCCCACGTCGAGCAGTTCAGCTGGAAGGGTCTGCTGGACTTCAGCACCTGCACCGAGTGCGGTCGCTGCCAGTCGCAGTGCCCGGCCTGGAACACCGGCAAGCCGCTGTCGCCGAAGCTGCTCGTGCTGAGCCTGCGCGACCACGCGTACGCCAAGGCGCCCTACCTGCTGGCCGGCGGCGGCAAGGACCTGACCGGCGAGGAGAAGGCCACCCAGGCGCAGCTCGCGCACCTCGACGTGCTGGCCCTGGCCGAGGCCGACAAGCCGTTGATCGGCACCGCCGAGGAGGGCGGTGTCATCGACCCCGACGTGCTCTGGTCGTGCACCACCTGCGGCGCCTGCGTGGAGCAGTGCCCGGTCGACATCGAGCACGTCGACCACATCGTCGACATGCGCCGCTACCAGGTGCTGATCGAGTCGAGCTTCCCCTCCGAGGCCGGCGTGATGCTGCGCAACCTGGAGAACAAGGGCAACCCGTGGGGCGCACCGCAGAACACCCGTGAGGACTGGACCAAGGGCCTGGACTTCGAGGTGCCCCGGGTCGGCGAGGTGGACGACTTCGAGTACCTGTTCTGGGTCGGCTGCGCCGGCGCGTTCGAGGACCGGGCCAAGAAGACCACCCGCGCGGTGGCCACGCTGCTCAACGAGGCGGGCGTGAAGTTCGCGATCCTGGGCGAGGGCGAGACCTGCTCCGGCGACCCGGCGCGGCGGATCGGCAACGAGTTCGTCTTCCAGATGCTCGCCCAGCAGAACGTGGAGACGCTGAACGAGGCGTTCGAGGGCCGGGAGAAGGCCAAGCGCAAGATCGTTGCGACCTGCCCGCACTGCTTCAACACCCTGGGCAACGAGTACGGCCAGCTTGGCGGTGAGTTCGAGGTGGTCCACCACACCCAACTGCTGGCCCACCTGGTCGCCACCGGCAAGCTCACCCCGGTGCAGCCGGTCGACGGCGGCGTCACCTACCACGACCCCTGCTACCTGGGTCGACACAACCGGGTCTTCGCGGCCCCCCGCGAGGTCCTCGGTGACGCCATCGCGGGCGAGCTCACCGAGATGCCGCGCAACAGCGAGCGCTCCTTCTGCTGCGGTGCCGGCGGTGCCCGGATGTGGATGGAAGAGAAGATCGGCAAGCGGATCAACGTGGACCGGGTCGAGGAGGCCATGGCCACCGGGGCCAGGACGGTCGCCGTCGGCTGCCCCTTCTGCTCGACGATGCTCAACGACGGGGTCAACGGCAAGGGCGCCGGCGAGCAGGTCGAGGTGATCGACGTGGCGAGCGTGCTGCTCCGTTCGGTCAAGCCGGAGCAGCCGCAGGGCGGCAAGGAGACCGCGCCGATCGGCGGCTGA
- a CDS encoding hemolysin family protein, with the protein MTTLLPLVGFVALTAGNAFFVAAEFALVTVDRAEIDRRAAAGDQAALTVRTALRELSFQLSGAQLGITITALLTGYLAEPALARLFGPLLRPIVGDATERFTPFLALALATLISMLFGELVPKNAALARPMPAALATAGPMHTFSRTFGWVIRGLNGSANRLVRALGVEPQEELASARSPEELGLLAAISARAGALPTDTAMLLRRTIRFGDKRAAEAMTPRVDVVALRVTATVAELLEASRQTGRTRFPVYEETLDLVTGVAGVPDALGVPLADRASTSVGSVAREPVYVPESLNLDGVLAALKAAGADLAIVVDEYGGTDGVVTIEDLVEELVGEIADEFDPASVDDAGPVELTVPGGERTVLVDGVLRSDEVAEQTGFRLPEGPYETLAGFLMAQLGHIPLAGETVEADGWEFTVVEVERHRIEQVRVLRPAEPDDDD; encoded by the coding sequence TTGACGACGCTGTTGCCCCTGGTCGGGTTCGTTGCGCTGACCGCGGGCAACGCGTTCTTCGTCGCGGCCGAGTTCGCCCTGGTCACGGTCGACCGCGCGGAGATCGACCGGCGGGCCGCCGCCGGCGACCAGGCCGCCCTGACGGTACGCACGGCGCTGCGCGAACTCTCCTTCCAGCTCTCCGGTGCGCAGCTCGGGATCACCATCACCGCGCTGCTCACCGGCTACCTGGCCGAGCCGGCCCTGGCCCGGCTCTTCGGTCCCCTGTTGCGCCCGATCGTCGGGGACGCCACCGAGCGGTTCACCCCGTTCCTCGCGTTGGCCCTGGCCACGCTGATCTCCATGCTCTTCGGTGAGTTGGTGCCGAAGAACGCGGCGCTGGCCCGGCCCATGCCGGCGGCGCTGGCCACGGCTGGTCCCATGCACACCTTCTCCCGGACGTTCGGCTGGGTGATTCGGGGCTTGAACGGCTCGGCGAACCGGCTGGTCCGGGCGCTCGGCGTGGAGCCGCAGGAGGAGCTGGCCAGTGCCCGCTCGCCGGAGGAGTTGGGTCTGCTGGCGGCCATCTCGGCGCGCGCCGGTGCGTTGCCGACGGACACCGCGATGCTGCTGCGCCGCACCATCCGGTTCGGTGACAAGCGGGCCGCCGAGGCGATGACCCCCCGGGTGGACGTGGTCGCGCTGCGTGTCACGGCCACCGTGGCCGAGTTGCTGGAGGCGTCCCGGCAGACCGGACGGACCCGCTTCCCGGTGTACGAGGAGACCCTGGACCTGGTGACCGGCGTTGCCGGTGTGCCCGACGCGCTGGGTGTGCCGCTGGCCGACCGGGCGTCGACAAGCGTCGGTTCGGTGGCCCGCGAGCCGGTGTACGTGCCGGAGAGCCTCAACCTCGACGGCGTGCTGGCGGCGTTGAAGGCGGCCGGGGCCGACCTGGCCATCGTCGTCGACGAGTACGGCGGCACGGACGGCGTGGTGACGATCGAGGACCTCGTGGAGGAGTTGGTCGGGGAGATCGCCGACGAGTTCGACCCGGCGAGCGTGGACGACGCCGGCCCGGTCGAACTGACCGTGCCCGGTGGTGAGCGCACCGTGCTGGTCGACGGGGTGCTCCGCTCCGACGAGGTGGCCGAGCAGACCGGCTTCCGGCTGCCCGAGGGGCCGTACGAGACGCTTGCCGGCTTCCTGATGGCGCAGCTCGGGCACATCCCGCTGGCCGGCGAGACGGTCGAGGCGGACGGCTGGGAGTTCACCGTGGTGGAGGTGGAGCGGCACCGCATCGAGCAGGTCCGGGTGTTGCGCCCGGCGGAGCCGGACGACGATGACTGA
- a CDS encoding hemolysin family protein: MTELLVTVVLLLGNGFFVGSEFALIASRRTVIEPLAAGSKRARWALSAMNQIPLMIAGAQLGITVCSLGLGAIAEPALAHLLEPPFHAAGLPERAVHPVAFVLALGVVVFLHTVVGEMVPKNITLAGPEVSALWLGPAMLAFCVATKPLLLAMKWAARRVLAFWRIEASEAVKTVFTAEELAGLVSQARTEGLLDEEQHARITGALALHSRTAADALQPWSTVVTVAEDVSPASLEVLATRTGRSRFPVVQRSTRRVLGFVHVKDVLGYAGQDRRSPVPAEVYRPLAMVPPERTLADLLLAMRRERRHMVLVSDGRRPLGVVTLDDVLTAIVG; this comes from the coding sequence ATGACTGAGCTGTTGGTGACCGTGGTGCTGCTGCTCGGCAACGGCTTCTTCGTGGGCAGTGAGTTCGCGCTCATCGCGTCCCGCCGGACGGTGATCGAGCCGCTGGCCGCCGGGTCGAAGCGTGCCCGGTGGGCGTTGTCGGCGATGAACCAGATCCCGTTGATGATCGCCGGTGCGCAGCTCGGCATCACGGTCTGCTCGCTGGGCCTGGGCGCGATCGCCGAGCCGGCGTTGGCGCACCTGCTGGAGCCGCCGTTCCACGCGGCCGGCCTGCCCGAGCGGGCGGTGCACCCGGTGGCGTTCGTGCTGGCCCTGGGCGTGGTGGTCTTTCTGCACACGGTCGTCGGCGAGATGGTCCCGAAGAACATCACGCTGGCCGGTCCAGAGGTCTCCGCGCTCTGGCTCGGCCCGGCGATGCTGGCGTTCTGTGTGGCCACCAAGCCGCTGCTGCTCGCGATGAAGTGGGCGGCCCGCCGGGTGCTCGCGTTCTGGCGGATCGAGGCGTCCGAGGCGGTGAAGACGGTGTTCACCGCCGAGGAGTTGGCCGGGCTCGTCTCACAGGCGCGTACCGAGGGGTTGCTCGACGAGGAGCAGCATGCGCGGATCACCGGTGCCCTGGCCCTGCACAGCCGCACCGCGGCGGACGCGTTGCAGCCGTGGTCGACGGTGGTGACGGTGGCCGAGGACGTTTCGCCGGCGTCGTTGGAGGTGTTGGCCACCCGGACCGGTCGGTCCCGTTTTCCGGTGGTGCAGCGATCGACCCGGCGGGTGCTCGGCTTCGTGCACGTCAAGGACGTGCTCGGGTACGCCGGGCAGGACCGCCGATCGCCGGTGCCGGCGGAGGTCTACCGGCCGCTGGCGATGGTGCCGCCGGAGCGTACGCTGGCCGACCTGCTGCTGGCCATGCGCCGCGAGCGGCGGCACATGGTGCTGGTCAGCGACGGCCGGCGCCCTCTCGGTGTGGTCACCCTCGATGATGTATTGACCGCAATCGTTGGTTGA
- a CDS encoding C40 family peptidase: MPVATMPPHRHDLKVPARPGGLRRAAHRLLVLVAAAAVGAGLLTAPAHAAPTVDEIEAQIDKKWEQLEPTIEQYNKVRAQLKVNRQKSADLQKKIEPLSLQSELALNRVGDLASRYYMSGPSHDIGALLVSANPDTLTEQLTVLDRLAAQERKEVEGVLAVRAKYDGEKQKLDALIVTQTRQQNELAARKKQIDAEIKQLEAAMPKTTVKTAGCPTINGVLAVAAQKAIKTACQQVGDPYVWGATGPNSFDCSGLTQYAYKSAGIYLTHHTGDQWNEGKAISRADARPGDLVFFYSGLSHVGLYLGNNQMVHAPRAGKPVQVSSINTMPVAGFRRPG; the protein is encoded by the coding sequence GTGCCGGTGGCAACCATGCCCCCTCATCGTCACGACCTGAAAGTGCCTGCTCGGCCGGGTGGCCTGCGCCGCGCTGCCCATCGTCTGCTCGTCCTGGTCGCCGCCGCGGCAGTCGGCGCCGGTCTGCTCACCGCGCCGGCACACGCCGCGCCGACGGTCGACGAGATCGAGGCGCAGATCGACAAGAAGTGGGAGCAGTTGGAGCCCACCATCGAGCAGTACAACAAGGTCAGGGCGCAGCTGAAGGTCAATCGGCAGAAGTCGGCGGACCTGCAGAAGAAGATCGAGCCGTTGTCGCTGCAGAGCGAGTTGGCGCTCAACCGGGTCGGCGATCTCGCCTCCCGCTACTACATGTCGGGCCCGTCGCACGACATCGGCGCACTGCTGGTCAGCGCCAATCCGGACACGCTCACCGAGCAGCTCACCGTCCTCGACCGGCTGGCCGCGCAGGAGCGCAAGGAGGTCGAGGGCGTGCTGGCCGTGCGGGCCAAGTACGACGGCGAGAAGCAGAAGCTCGACGCGCTGATCGTCACCCAGACCAGGCAGCAGAACGAGCTGGCCGCCAGGAAGAAGCAGATCGACGCCGAGATCAAGCAGCTCGAGGCGGCGATGCCGAAGACCACGGTGAAGACCGCTGGCTGCCCGACCATCAACGGTGTGCTCGCCGTGGCCGCGCAGAAGGCGATCAAGACCGCCTGCCAGCAGGTCGGCGATCCGTATGTCTGGGGCGCCACCGGCCCGAACTCGTTCGACTGCTCGGGCCTCACCCAGTACGCCTACAAGTCGGCGGGCATCTACCTCACCCACCACACGGGTGACCAGTGGAACGAGGGCAAGGCCATCTCGCGCGCCGACGCCCGTCCCGGTGACCTGGTCTTCTTCTACTCCGGCCTGAGCCATGTCGGGCTGTATCTGGGTAACAACCAGATGGTGCACGCCCCACGTGCCGGTAAACCGGTGCAGGTGTCCAGCATCAACACGATGCCTGTCGCCGGGTTCCGCAGACCCGGCTGA
- a CDS encoding N-acetylmuramoyl-L-alanine amidase has protein sequence MHHPTLSPGRRALLAAVVVAAATAVPLPASAAVASTADRQQQYAAAAAEYGVPTDVLLGVSYLESRWDSNAGTPSTSGGYGPMHLTDARHVAALPGGGHHDAGTEDPRGDGSRPALAPAPRPAEDPAPPAAALQTVDAAAALTGAAPDSLRTDADVNIRGGAALLASYQRELGAPVGAGTDPATWYGAVARYAGADSADAAAAFADEVFTTIGTGESRVTDDGQRITLPARAIRPERSWLDRLGLRRLARPDGLECPSTISCEWIPAPYAAFGDGDYGNHDLSDRPGRQKIEYIVIHDTEASWATTLKLVQDPTYVSWHYSLRSVDGHVAQHVKTKDVAWHAGNWYVNAKAVGLEHEGFAAQGTWYTEAMYRTSAKLVRHLALRLGIPLDRQHIIGHDNVPGTTAGTVGGMHWDTGPYWDWTHYFELLHAPRLDTGTPATGLVRIDPDFATNQPAFIGCVTAGVPCAPRGSSAVVLRSAPSADAPLVNDIALRPDGTPNTMVVSDHGARASAGQTYALAGRQGDWTAIWYLGQRAWFHNPASAPTASWTVGLVATPKPGRATIPVYGRAYPEQAAYPAGVPYQAISPLQYTLSAGQRYAVGAVLAGEYYRASTFDGSSPGDWTVIRGKNRYAQIQFGHRIMYVDLADVQLLPSPVGAPR, from the coding sequence ATGCACCATCCAACCCTGTCCCCCGGCCGGCGCGCACTGCTCGCCGCCGTCGTGGTCGCCGCCGCGACCGCGGTACCGCTACCGGCAAGCGCGGCGGTCGCATCCACCGCCGACCGCCAGCAGCAGTACGCCGCCGCAGCGGCCGAGTACGGCGTACCGACCGACGTGCTGCTCGGCGTCTCCTACCTGGAGTCCCGCTGGGACAGCAACGCCGGCACACCGAGCACCAGCGGCGGCTACGGCCCGATGCACCTGACCGACGCCCGACACGTGGCCGCCCTGCCCGGGGGCGGCCACCACGACGCCGGCACCGAGGACCCGCGCGGCGACGGGTCCCGCCCCGCGCTCGCACCCGCTCCCCGGCCCGCCGAGGACCCCGCACCGCCCGCCGCCGCGTTGCAGACCGTGGACGCCGCCGCCGCTCTGACCGGCGCGGCTCCCGACTCCCTGCGCACCGACGCCGACGTCAACATCCGAGGCGGGGCGGCGCTGCTGGCCTCGTACCAACGGGAGTTGGGCGCCCCGGTCGGCGCCGGCACCGACCCGGCCACCTGGTACGGCGCGGTGGCCCGCTACGCCGGCGCGGACAGTGCCGACGCCGCGGCGGCCTTCGCCGACGAGGTCTTCACCACCATCGGCACCGGCGAGTCGCGGGTGACCGACGACGGCCAGCGGATCACGCTGCCGGCCCGGGCGATCCGGCCCGAGCGTTCCTGGCTGGACCGGCTGGGCCTGCGCCGCCTCGCCCGCCCGGACGGGCTGGAGTGCCCCAGCACCATCTCCTGCGAGTGGATCCCGGCGCCCTACGCGGCGTTCGGCGACGGGGACTACGGCAACCACGACCTCTCCGACCGGCCCGGCCGGCAGAAGATCGAGTACATCGTCATCCACGACACCGAGGCGAGCTGGGCGACCACCCTGAAGCTCGTCCAGGACCCGACCTACGTGAGCTGGCACTATTCGCTGCGTTCCGTGGACGGGCACGTCGCCCAGCACGTGAAGACCAAGGACGTCGCCTGGCACGCCGGTAACTGGTACGTCAACGCCAAGGCGGTCGGGCTGGAGCACGAGGGCTTCGCGGCGCAGGGCACCTGGTACACCGAGGCGATGTATCGGACCTCCGCAAAGCTGGTCCGGCACCTTGCGCTGCGGCTGGGCATCCCGCTGGACCGCCAGCACATCATCGGCCACGACAACGTGCCCGGCACCACGGCCGGGACCGTAGGCGGGATGCACTGGGACACCGGCCCGTACTGGGACTGGACGCACTACTTCGAGCTGCTGCACGCGCCACGTCTGGACACCGGCACCCCGGCCACCGGTCTGGTCCGGATCGACCCGGACTTCGCCACCAACCAGCCGGCGTTCATCGGCTGCGTCACCGCCGGTGTGCCGTGCGCGCCGCGCGGCTCCTCGGCGGTGGTGCTGCGGTCCGCGCCGTCCGCGGACGCGCCACTGGTCAACGACATCGCGCTCCGCCCGGACGGCACTCCGAACACGATGGTGGTGTCGGACCACGGCGCCCGGGCCTCCGCCGGCCAGACGTACGCGCTGGCCGGCCGGCAGGGTGACTGGACGGCCATCTGGTACCTCGGGCAGCGGGCGTGGTTCCACAACCCGGCGTCCGCGCCGACGGCCAGTTGGACCGTCGGCCTGGTGGCCACCCCGAAGCCCGGACGGGCCACCATCCCGGTGTACGGGAGGGCGTACCCGGAGCAGGCGGCCTACCCGGCCGGCGTGCCCTACCAGGCAATCTCGCCGCTGCAGTACACCCTGTCCGCCGGACAGCGGTACGCCGTCGGCGCGGTGCTGGCCGGCGAGTACTACCGGGCCAGCACGTTCGACGGTTCCTCGCCCGGCGACTGGACGGTGATCCGCGGCAAGAACCGGTACGCGCAGATCCAGTTCGGCCACCGCATCATGTACGTCGACCTTGCTGACGTGCAGCTCCTGCCGTCCCCGGTGGGCGCACCCCGCTGA